One Syntrophaceae bacterium DNA window includes the following coding sequences:
- a CDS encoding phosphoglycerate dehydrogenase, whose amino-acid sequence MNVKRVLISDTLSPEGIEILKNTPGIEVDVQTSLTPDELKGIIKDYDGLAIRSATKVTKEIIEKADRLKVVGRAGIGVDNVDVNAASKRGIVVMNTPGGNTITTGEHTIAMMFALARQIPQATASMKSGKWEKNKFMGNEVYNKTLGIIGIGRVGTIVADRAQGLKMNVIAYDPFLAPETAEKMGVTLVSLDELLRRSHFISVHTPLTKDTKNLINAAAIAKMRDGVFIVNCARGGIVNEKDLLDALNSGKVAGAALDVFEEEPTKNRELVNHPNVICTPHLGAATDEAQRNVAIAIAEQIADFLTKGEIRNAINFPSVSAELLTHIQPYLTLAEKLGTFEAQIVKGGIEEVSVEYAGDIVNYNVAPLTIALLKGLLTPILNANINYINAPFIAKERNIKVVESKSSEVKDFTSMISVTIKTTEEKSFAAGAIFGKQDPRIVRIEKFSMEVIPEGHMIVLYNNDKPGVIGNIGTTLGNNGINIARFQLSREHVDGKALVVLTTDTVVPPDILKKLRELPNVLSLTQLEM is encoded by the coding sequence GGGGATCGAGATCCTGAAGAACACGCCCGGCATCGAGGTGGACGTGCAGACGAGCCTCACGCCGGACGAGCTCAAGGGCATCATCAAGGACTACGACGGCCTCGCGATCCGCAGCGCCACGAAGGTCACCAAGGAGATCATCGAGAAGGCCGACAGGCTGAAGGTCGTGGGCCGGGCCGGCATCGGGGTGGACAACGTCGACGTCAACGCGGCCAGCAAGCGCGGCATCGTCGTCATGAACACCCCCGGCGGCAACACGATCACCACGGGCGAGCACACGATCGCCATGATGTTCGCCCTGGCGCGGCAGATCCCGCAGGCCACGGCCTCCATGAAGAGCGGCAAGTGGGAAAAGAACAAGTTCATGGGCAACGAGGTCTACAACAAGACCCTCGGCATCATCGGCATCGGCCGGGTGGGCACCATCGTCGCGGACCGCGCCCAGGGCCTCAAGATGAACGTCATCGCCTACGACCCCTTCCTGGCCCCCGAGACGGCCGAGAAGATGGGCGTCACGCTGGTCTCCCTGGACGAGCTGCTGAGGCGCTCGCACTTCATCTCCGTCCACACGCCGCTCACGAAGGACACGAAGAACCTGATCAACGCCGCGGCCATCGCGAAGATGCGCGACGGCGTCTTCATCGTCAACTGCGCCCGCGGCGGCATCGTCAACGAGAAGGACCTGCTCGACGCACTCAACTCGGGCAAGGTGGCCGGCGCGGCCCTCGACGTCTTCGAGGAGGAGCCCACGAAGAACCGGGAGCTGGTCAACCACCCCAACGTCATCTGCACGCCCCACCTCGGGGCGGCCACCGACGAGGCCCAGCGCAACGTGGCGATCGCCATCGCCGAGCAGATCGCCGACTTCCTGACGAAGGGCGAGATCCGCAACGCGATCAACTTCCCGTCGGTGAGCGCAGAGCTGCTCACCCACATCCAGCCCTACCTGACGCTCGCCGAGAAACTGGGCACCTTCGAGGCCCAGATCGTCAAGGGGGGCATCGAGGAGGTGTCCGTCGAGTACGCCGGCGACATCGTCAACTACAACGTGGCGCCGCTGACGATCGCGCTGCTCAAGGGGCTGCTCACGCCGATCCTGAACGCCAACATCAACTACATCAACGCCCCCTTCATCGCCAAGGAGCGCAACATCAAGGTCGTCGAGTCCAAGTCCAGCGAGGTGAAGGACTTCACGAGCATGATCTCCGTCACGATCAAGACGACGGAGGAGAAGAGCTTCGCCGCCGGGGCCATCTTCGGCAAGCAGGACCCCCGGATCGTGCGGATCGAGAAGTTCTCCATGGAGGTGATCCCCGAGGGCCACATGATCGTGCTCTACAACAACGACAAGCCCGGCGTCATCGGCAACATCGGCACCACCCTCGGCAACAACGGGATCAACATCGCCCGTTTCCAGCTGAGCCGGGAGCACGTGGACGGCAAGGCCCTCGTCGTGCTCACCACGGACACCGTGGTGCCGCCCGACATCCTGAAGAAGCTGCGGGAACTCCCCAACGTACTCTCCCTGACCCAGCTGGAGATGTGA